GATGTCACAGAACGAATAGCATCCTGCAAAGCTATGGAAGTATGTGTATACGCACCTGCATTCAAGATGATACCATCCATATCAAATCCCACCTGCTGTATGCAGTCTATCATCTCCCCCTCAATGTTCGATTGAAAATAGCCGATCTCCACGTCAACGTATCTTTTACGAAGATCACCCAAATAATCTTCAAATGTAACGCTTCCGTAAATGGAAGGTTCACGCTTACCCAACAGATTAATATTCGGGCCATTAATAATTTGTATCTTCATCGCGCAATCCTGTTTTTTTATACCTTTGTATCTGAAAGAATGTGCAAAGGTAGAAAAAAGAAATGGAAATCAACGAAAAAAAGCATAAGAAGGAACAACAAGAGCTGATAATCAGGAAGTATCAGCAGTATCTTAAACTGGAAAAGTCCTTATCTCTTAATACGCTGGATGCCTATCTTACGGATCTGGACAAACTGATGAGCTTTCTGACACTGGAAGGGATTAACGTATTGGACGTATGTCTGTCCGATCTTCAACGTTTTGCAGCCGGATTACATGACATCGGTATTCATGCCCGTTCGCAAGCCCGCATTTTGTCAGGAATCAAATCATTTTTCCGGTTCCTCATCCTCGAAAACTATCTGGAAGCAGATCCCAGTGAACTATTAGAAGGTCCTAAAATAGGCTTCAAACTTCCCGAGGTACTGACTGTGGAGGAAATTGACCGGATTATCTCCACCGTCGACCGCAGCAAAGCTGAAGGACAGCGCAACAGGGCTATTCTGGAAACACTATACAGTTGCGGACTTCGGGTATCAGAACTTGTCACCCTCAAACTATCCGACCTCTATTTTGACGAAGGCTTTATCAAAGTAGAAGGAAAAGGAAGCAAACAACGACTCGTGCCTATTTCCCCCCGGGCTATTAATGAAATAAAGCTTTATATCACAGACCGTAATCAGATTGAAGTGAAAAAAGGGCATGAAGATTTCGTTTTCGTCAGTCATCGGAGAGGCAAAGGACTTTCCCGGATTATGATCTTTCATTTGATAAAAGAATTAGCACAAAAAGCGGGCATTACCAAAAACATCAGTCCGCACACTTTCCGGCACTCCTTTGCCACTCATTTACTGGAAGGTGGAGCCAACTTGAGAGCCATTCAATGTATGCTCGGACATGAATCCATTGCGACAACGGAAATCTATACCCACATCGACCGCAATATGCTTCGTAGTGAGATTATCGAGCATCACCCGCGAAATATCAAGTATAGGAAAGAAAAAGAGAAGTTATTTCATTAAATTATGATAAAATCAGCCCCCTATCTGCATAAGTATATTAAGAATTAATATCTTTGCGTTACTTTTTCTGTGTGAGCAGAAGGAGGTTGGCAAATAGATGATATTTCAATTACAAACATTTAATTTATACCTAAAATGACTAAGAAGTTGTACTTGCCTTTACTCATGGCAATGGTTGTTGCATTATTCTCTTCTTGCAGCAAAAAAATGGGTGAATTGTCAGCCGATTACTTCACTGTTACTCCGCAAGTGCTGGAGGCAGTAGGTGGTAAAGTTCCTGCAACCATCAATGGCAAATTTCCTGAAAAGTATTTCAACAAAAAAGCGGTTGTAGAAGTTACTCCGGTTTTGAAATGGAATGGCGGCGAAGCTAAAGGCCAACCAGCTACTTTCCAAGGCGAAAAAGTGGAAGGTAACGACCAGACTATCTCTTACAAGATGGGCGGTAGCTACACAATGAAAACTTCTTTTGACTATGTTCCTGAAATGGCTAAATCAGAATTGTATCTGGAATTCAAAGCTACTATCGGAAAGAAAGTGGTGACTATTCCTGCTGTGAAAATAGCTGATGGTGTAATTTCTACTTCTGAATTAGTAAACAATACATTAGGTAACGCTAACCCTGCATTAGGCGAAGACGCTTTCCAACGTATCATCAAAGAAAAACACGATGCCAACATCATGTTCTTGATCCAACAAGCCAACATTCGTTCAAGCGAATTGAAGACTGCTAAAGAATTCAACAAAGAAGTAGCTAACATTAACGAAGCTGCTAACAAGAAGATCAGCAACATCGAAGTTTCTGCATACGCTTCTCCTGATGGTGGTGTAAGCTTGAATACTACTCTTGCAGAAAACCGTGAAGGCAACACAACTAAAATGTTGAGCAAAGACCTGAAGAAAGCAAAAATTGATGCTCCGATCGATGCTAAATATACTGCACAAGACTGGGAAGGTTTCCAAGAACTGGTTTCTAAATCTAACATCCAAGACAAAGAGTTGATTCTCCGCGTTATTGCAATGTACCAAGATCCTGCTCAAAGAGAAAGCGAAATCAAGAACATCTCTGCTGTATACAAAGAATTGGCTAACACAATCCTTCCTCAATTGCGTCGTTCTCGTCTGACTTTGAATTATGAAATTATCGGTAAGTCTGACGAAGAAATCGCCAAGTTGGCTTCTTCTAATCCTTCTGAACTGAACGTAGAAGAATTGCTGTATGCTGCTACACTGACTAACGATCCTGCTAAACAAGAAGCTATCTACACTCAAGCTACCAAACAGTTCCCGAACGATTATCGTGGTTACAACAACTTAGGTAAATTAGCTTACCAAGCTGGTAACATTGACAAAGCAGCATCTTACTTCCAGAAAGCTGCCAGCGTTAATGCTACTCCTGAAGTTAACATGAACTTAGGTTTGATCTCTTTGATGAAGGGTGACAAAACTGCTGCAGAAGCATACTTCGGTAAAGCTGCCGGCACAAAAGAACTTGGCGAATCTATGGGTAACCTGTACATCGCTCAAGGTCAATATGAAAGAGCAGTAAACTCATTCGGTGACTCTAAGACTAACAGTGCTGCTTTGGCTCAAATCCTTGCTAAGGACTACAATAAAGCTAAAAACACGCTGGCTAACGTAGAAAGACCTGATGCTTACACTGACTACCTGATGGCCGTATTAGGTGCTAGAACTAATAATTCTTCTATGGTAACAAGCAGCTTGAAGAGCGCAGTTGCTAAAGAATCTTCATTAGCTAAGAAAGCAGCTACTGATTTGGAATTTGCTAAATTCTTCACAAATGCAGATTTCATGAACATCGTTAAATAAGAGGATTACTACTCTATTTTAAATATATAAGAATTGCCTGTTATTATAAATGACGGGCAATTCTTTTTTTTTATCTGTAAAAACCGTACTTTCGCAGAAAAGAAACCAAAAACAATGAAAAAGAGTAGCATTTTAATCCTCATAATCATTTGTCTATGCAGTTGTGGCAAATCTTCAAAGAAGGTTAGCATAACCGGGGAGATCAAAGGTCTGGGCACAGATACGCTTTATCTGTATGGAATGGACGAATCATTCGACCGGATAGATACCATTTTCGCGAAGAACGATAAATTCTCTTATACAGCTTCAATAGATACCATTACTTCTGCCTTTTTACTTATTCGCAATCAGACAGAATATCCAATCTTCCTTGATAAAGAAAATCAGATCAAAATAAAAGGAGATATCAATCACCCGGAATATCTGGATATCAATGGCAATATATATAATGAAGAGTTTACAACCTTTCAGAAAGAACTAACTAGTCTGCCTACCCCGTCCGAGAAAGATTTAGAGCAAAAAGCAGAGGAATTCATCATGAAGCATCATTCTTCTTTTGTCAGCCTCTACTTGTTGGATAAATATTTTGTTCAGAAAGATTCGCCCGATTTCAACAAAATAAAGAAACTAATTGAAGTCATGACAGGAATATTGCAAGATAAGCTGTATATTGAACAGCTCAACGAAGCTATCTCGCTGTCAGAAAAAACAGAGACAGGCAAATATGCTCCCTTCTTCAGTCTAACTAATATAAAAGGAAAGAAAATTACCCGGTCATCAGAAGATTTCAAGAAAAAGAACCTGTTAATCAACTTCTGGGCTTCATGGGGAGATAGCATTACCAATCACCGGAGTAATGCCGAATTAAAAGAGATCTATCAGAAATATAAGAAGAATAAACATATAGCTATGCTCGGCATCTCCCTTGATATAGATAAACAAGAATGGCAGGATGCCATAAAACGTGATACGCTAAATTGGGAGCAAGTCTGTGATTTTGGCGGGCTAAATTCCGAAGTAGCCAAACAATACGCCATCAAGCAAGTTCCCAGCAACATTCTTCTATCAGCAGATGGCAAGATTCTTGCGAGAAACCTCAAAGAAGAACAATTGAAGAAGAAAATTGAGGAAGTAGTCACTGCTGCTGAAGAAAAGGAAAAACAAGAAAATAAAAAGAAAAAATAATCAAACGTGTTAATTAAAGTATTTGGAGCGGCTGTTCAAGGGATTGATGCAACACTCATCACAATCGAAGTCAACAGCTCGCGCGGCTGTATGTTTTATCTCGTTGGTCTTCCGGATTCTGCGGTCAAAGAAAGCCATCAACGTATTATCTCCGCATTGCTGGTGAATGGTTATAAAATGCCCACTAGCAATATAGTGGTCAACATGGCACCAGCAGACATCCGTAAAGAGGGTTCAGCCTACGACTTGCCTCTCGCCATCGGATTGTTAGGAGCTAACGAAACAATCTCTTCCGAGAAGTTTTCCCGCTATTTGTTAATGGGCGAACTAAGCCTGGACGGGAGTATACAGCCTATCAAAGGTGCGCTTCCCATTGCTATCAAAGCGCGCGAAGATGGTTTCGAAGGACTAATCATCCCCCAACAAAACGCACGGGAAGCTGCCGTCGTCAATCAATTAAAAGTCTACGGAGTCAGTAATATCAAGGAGGTCGTCGAGTTCTTCAATAATGAACGCGAATTAGAGCCGACTGTTGTTAATACACGGGAAGAATTCTATCAACAACAGACGGACTGTGACTTGGATTTTGCAGACGTTAAAGGGCAAGAGAGCGTAAAAAGAGCACTAGAAGTTGCAGCAGCCGGAGGACATAATTTAATAATGGTAGGTGCTCCGGGTAGCGGTAAATCGATGATGGCCAAACGCCTTCCTTCCATTCTTCCTCCTCTTTCACTGGGTGAAAGCTTGGAAACCACCAAGATACATTCAGTTGCCGGACAACTAAGACGCGGATCCTCATTAATTTCCCAACGCCCATTCCGCGACCCGCACCACACAATTTCCCAAGTGGCAATGGTTGGTGGAGGTAGTTTTCCACAACCCGGAGAAATCAGTCTGGCACATAACGGAGTACTATTTTTAGACGAATTGCCGGAATTCAACCGAGGAGTGCTGGAAGTGTTGCGTCAACCATTGGAAGACCGCCAGATCACTATTTCCCGTATCAAAAGTACGATCAGCTATCCAGCCAATCTGATGCTGATTGCATCCATGAACCCATGCCCCTGTGGATATTACAACCATCCGACAAAAGCATGCGTATGCAGCCCCGGACAGGTCCAAAAATACTTGAATAAGATATCCGGTCCATTATTAGATCGCATCGACATCCAGATAGAGATTGTTCCTGTACCCTTTGATAAGATTTCCGATCAAAGGCAGGGGGAACCGAGCAATATCATCAGGCAACGAGTGATAAAAGCCCGTCAAATACAGGAAAAACGGTACACTGAATATCCCGGAATTTATTGCAATGCACAAATGAACAGCAAATTGCTTGCAATGTATGCTCAACCGGATGACAAAGGGCTCGCATTACTGAAAAACGCCATGGAACGACTCAATTTGTCTGCCCGAGCCTACGACCGGATTTTAAAGGTTGCCCGTACAATCGCCGATTTGGAAGGAGCAGAACAAATACTTCCCAATCATTTGGCAGAAGCTATCAGTTATCGGAATCTAGACAGAGAGAACTGGGCAGGATAATAACAATGAATAGAATACAAACAGATGAGAATTATTTCATCATCAGCACTATCTTTTTTCATATATTTGTTTTACATTTGTAACAAATAAATAAATTCTAAATATGAGAAAATCGATCATAGCAATTTTAATGACAGTTTGTTTGAGTATAATGACTTATGCTCAAACTCCCCGAGACAGAGCCACGGAATTAAAGGAACAAGCACAAAGCAGTCTCAATCAAAAAGATTACATCAAAGCACGCTACTTATTCAAAAAGGCATACGAAGCATTTGCAACTCGCGAGAACTATCCACAGGCAATAGAATGCGGCATTCAGGCTAATGCTTTATACGTCAGAGAGAACTTTTACAAAGAAGGGTTCGAGCTTTGCCGTGATATGGACCAACTTATATGGGCCGGAGAACAAAATCAGAAGAAAGTCTTTTATGACCTCCGCTTCCTCGTGAACAAGGAACGGTTGCAGATGTACACGGCACTGAAAAATCCAGCTCAGGCAAAAACACAGCTTAATAAACTGGAAGAAACCGCTAACCTTGCCAAGAATGACTCACTGACAGAGGTTTTACTGTATACAAAAGCCAACTATTACTATACATTTAACCAAAACACACAAGGTGATGCCTGTTTCCGCAAGCTGATTAATCAATATAAGGAAAAGAAAGACTATGCCAAAGTGAATGATTGCTACAAGAACCTTATCAGAATTGCCCGCAAAGCCAATAATGCCCCTTTAATGGAACGCACCTATGAAAGCTACAACGTATGGACAGATTCTGTGAAAGCGCTGACAGCTCAAGACGAACTGAATGTACTGAAAAGGAAATATGACGAAAGCCAACTGACCATTCAAGAAAAAGACGACACGCTATCAGCCAAACAATACATCATTATAGGTCTGTGTGTTCTTGTAGCCATCCTCGTTGCCGGACTGGCAATACTGGCTGCCATACTACTGAAATTTATCGCCGGTAACCGCAAATTAAAGAAAAGTGTGAAGATTGCCAATGAGCATAACGAACTAAAAACCCAATTTATACAGAACATATCTGCACAGATGGAGCCGACTTTGAATACATTGGCTACTTCTGCGAATGAGCTTTTACAGAAAGCCCCGCAAGAAGCGAGCCAAATGCAGAGCCAGGTCGCTGCTCTAAAGAAATTCAGCGATGATATCCAGGAACTGTCTTCATTAGAGAATTCATTAACCGAACTCTATGAACTGGGTGAAATCAACGTAGGTACTTTCTGCGAAAATGTAATGGACAAGGTGAAGGAGCATATAAAAATAGATGTTACTCCTTCAGTCAACGCCCCCAAACTTCAGGTAAAGACAAACAAGGAGCAACTGGAACGTATCCTTCTCTACTTACTGAGAAATGCAGCCTTCTACACCGAACAAGGACGTATCAGCCTTGAGTTCAAGAAACGTGGTGCACACACTCATCAGTTTATCGTAACGGATACGGGAATCGGTATTCCGGCAGAGCAACAGGAAAATATTTTCAAGCCTTTCACGGAAGTGAAAGACCTCACTACAGGAGATGGATTAGGCTTACCAATCTGCTCACTTATCGCTGCAAAAATGAATGGTAGCCTGACGCTAGATACTGGCTATACCAAAGGAACCCGTTTCATATTGGAACTTCACGTGTAAATTTTGCATAAAGGGATTGCCTGAAAAGTTCTAAAAACGAAAACTCACCCACGCTACAACTATCTGTAACGTGGGTGAATTTGCAAAAAGAGACTTTTTAGACACCCTCTTATTGAGGAATTTAAACAGGTTCTAACCAAATTACTATTCCAACAAAGCAATCGTACACCAAAGATAAGGAGCCTGTCCGTGATAATCGCCCGTATTACGCCGACGGTCATAATAATACTGCATATCATCCTTTTTGTTAGTACCGACACATACCTCACGCACCTTTCCATCCGGATTGATATAAGTAAGCATCGACAGCCATGCTTTCCGAGCAAATTCACCGTATTCTTTCATCGACAACCAACCGTATTTCACACCTGTAATAAATGCATACGCAAACATGGCCGATCCCGAGGTTTCTATCCAACAATCCGATTTATCAATCAACTGTCTCCACATACCTTCTTCAGTCTGATACCTCTTTAAACTTGCCATCATAGTTTGAAAACCTTGCAGGATACGAAGATAGTACGGACTTGATTCCGACAAATGACGAAGTATTTCGACCATCCCCGCAGCTACCCATCCGTTGCCACGTCCCCAAAAGTAAGGGGCATCCGATGCATGATAGAAAAGACCGTTCGAACGTTGCAGTTTATCCAAATACATCTCCATTTCTTTTGCCGCCCGTTCCACATACTTCATATCGCCAGTTACTTTATAGGCATGCATCTGTATAATGGGAATCATATACATATCGTCAATCCATAAACGAGTTTGCCAGCTATACCCCTTCTCTGCCCATGACTTCGCACTTGCACTTGCATTTTCCGGTACTTCCCATTGGGTATCTGCATAAGGCATACCCATTTCACGATATCGTTCGTCTTTAGTGATCAGATACAAGGTCAGAGGAAGACTACCGAACATATTCCGGTCCACATGATCCATCCCAGGCAACAAATCCTTATCTGTCGTGAAAAAAGGTTCAAATCCTGTTATCAAAGGCAACAGCAACTCATCATCTTTTACTGCATCTGCGTATTTCAACGCACCATTCCAAGTAAAGGTTTCGGCATAACTAAGTGTTTTTCCACTATGTTTGCCTTTCGCAAAAAGGTTTCCCAAACGCTTGCCTATCTCTTTAGGAGTGCTTCCCACCGGAAAATCCATAAGCAACGGAGAGTCAATCGTACGTTTGGTCTGTAACGTCCATTCCAAAAGTTCTACCCCCTTGCCGCCTTGATTGCGATGAATAGTCAATTTATAATATTGATACGCCTCTTCATTGACTAATGCCAGCAACTTTTTCTCTGATTTTCCAAATGTCTGCCGAACCCTATTATCCAGCTCTGTCCATTTTTCATTATTATTCGAACCATAAAGAGACCAGGCAACAGGTGCATTCCCTTCTTTATCTCCGGTTGCCATAATCGAATAATAACGTACCGTAACGGGGTCTTTCCCCTTCCAAATAATAGAAACAGCAGTATTGGGAGTGTAAAAAGACGTTGTCCAGTCTCCGTCAACCAAATTGCTAATATCTTTTCCTTCAGGGGAATCATCATACTCAGGAGAGATAGTACCCTCTGTCGGCATATTATAATTATCTGCCTTCAACTGATACACATAGGTGTATTTTTCTTTTTCGTCATTTCCTGCACCCTCCTGGGTCGGTGGTACAGTTTCTTCATCACTGGAGCAGCTATACAACATACCACCTGATGTCAATATCAGGAATATGCAATACAGTGCTTTCGCTATATCATGCAGCCAACGATCGTTTTTCATTTTATACATCTTATTTTTCATTATTTTCCTTCTAGTTCCAGTACAGCCAAACGAGCCAACATCTCGACAAAAGCTCCTTCGTGCAGGACTTGCCAAGAAGAATTGGTTTTACCGATAAAATAATTATTACTCAGCAGATTAGTTGTTTGGTTCCGGCATTCTGACATCCAAGCTTGCAACATACTCTTCTCGAATGCAGTGACATAATCCCTTCTTCCATCAATCTTATACAGTTCAAGGAAACCACGAAACAATATAGAATAAAACCAGACATGATCTCCATTTATACGGTAGAACCTTTCTCCCAGTTCTTTTGAGTCATACAAGGTGAACCACTTACTGTGGGCTGAACGGGCAATCCGCTGCGCTTCATTCAGATATTGTTGTTCTCCTGTTATCTTGTACAATAAACAAGCTGCCTGCATTGGCTGACCGGAATTGTAACTATACTTACTTTTACCTATAGTCATCGAAGGAGTAATATTATCATAGAAAAGGTGATCACTCGGATCTTGCATGTATTGTATCAACCATGCATAAAATTCTTTAGCTTTATCCAGATACTTCTGTTCTTTGGTTATCTGATATAATTTACATCCCAGTACTGCTGCCGGTGCGGTAGAACATGTATGTTTATTACTGTATGCCGGTATCTCCCTCCAAAGAATACCACCGCCACATGAACTGGTATTTCCCACCATCAAATAATCCCAAACCATTTTCGCCTTCTCCAGAAAACGATTTTCCTTTGTCTGTTCATACAGTTCCGCCATATCCAGACCGATCCAGACATTATCGTCATAATATCTTTCATTTCCGTTTTGCGGATAAACAGCGTAAGCGCTGCGCTTGTTGTCAGTTGTGATGAAACGGTTAATACTGTTAAACATACGATCAGTCAAATCTGCATATTTTTTTTCATAAGCAGATACCCCAACAGAAGCTCCACGCAAAGCTACATAGCCAGAAAACCCCGCTCCTTGGTCCCAGACTACGGCATCTCCATCCCAATAAGGTCCGGTAGCAAGCGGATATTTTGTATTCCAACAGTCACGTGCAGACTTTCCGAAGCAAAGATTCATCAACGAAGTCATCAGGATGTCAGCCCTTTCCAAGAAACGGGTTCTCACCACTTCTTCTTCACGGAGCGGTGTAGCAGTGACCGCCGACTTCTCCGAGCGTCTCCCATAATTATCAACAGCAACGGCAGTCACAATATATGTTCCTGGTTCAGAAACAACAATTAACAGTGAACCAACCCTTTCTGTAGTAATGCGTATGTTCTTTTTTACTGTGTTCTCAGGTTTATCTCCCTCTAACAAATAAGAGATCTCTACAGAGATAGCTCCGACAGGATTAGTCCAGCTTACTTTCAATTCATTCGCTCTCTCCGTTTTCTCCGCCACAAGATTGGTAACTGGAGGTACTGTTTTTTGCCCCTGTCCATCCTGCTTTCCATCATCTATTTCATCCGTAATAGGCGAGTCGCCTCCACCACATGCTCCTAATAATGCAGATAGGAGAAAGAAACAGATGCCTAACAGTATATTAAATCGGATATTTTTCATGATATTTCCAGTTTATAGGGTTACTTTATTCTCACAGGTTCAATCGTTTCTCCTGTGATACTAATTACTCCTTTATCGGAGATATTGAAGTTACTGATATAAGAAGTACGAGGTCCTACACTAGTCTCACTCGCATGAGCATGAAAAATATATTTATAACTTCCATCGGCACAGACAAACGGTGCTCCATGTCCTGTGCCAACTAGTCCTACAGACTTAGCCGCCTCTTTGTCTCTTCGGAGAATCGGATTTCCGCTATATTTAGTCCAAGGTCCCTTGGGCGAAGTTGCCGTAGCATAGCCCACCGCATAATCCTTACTCTCATAGTGATTGGCCGAGTAAATCAGATAATAAGTATCTCCTTTCTTCAACAACGAAGGTCCTTCGGTTACTTTTGCTTGTTTTTTCTCCCACTCATCGGTGACACTTATACATTTAGTCAGTGTTTCCTTTTTTATGCTAGTCAAGTCATCATTCATCTCCGCCACCCAAATCACATTACCGTCAGTAAATCGTACATAATAAAGATAGGGAGTCCCATCGTCATCAATAAATAACGAGGTGTCAATTCCTTTCTCATCTGCCACAATAGGCTTCTTTTCCCTCTGTACAAAGGGACCTTCCGGACTTGTTGAAATAGCCGCACATATATGTTCATCTACAGAATAAAACATATAAAACAGATTTTTCGATTTCACATAGTACACTTCCGGCGCCCAGTACCATCTTGCCCCCCAAGAGTTTTCAGGCGACAACGCCTTCGTTTCATTTCGCTTCCAATGCTTCAGATCGTCTGATATATATACCTCAAAACCATTAACACGGGTACCATACGCATAGTATTTACCTTCATGGTATAACACAAAAGGATCGGCAATCGGCAATTTATACTCTGCTATTATATCCGGATCAATCGCGTCTTTTTCGGCTGGAGTAGCTGAAATCGTCACTTTCTCGGAACGATTACCATAATTATCAATGGCTACAGCAGCAATTTGGTAGGTTCCAAACTCTAGCAATTGGAGTGTATATTTACTATTTTTCTCACCATATACACGCACATTAGTAATCAAGGGGATGCCTCCGCCACCTACTTCTAAAGCATAAGAAATCTCTACTAATACTGCATCTGAAGGATTTTTCCATTTCAGTTGCAATTCATTAGCTTTTGATGTGGCAGCAGCAGTAAATTCAGTAATCGGGTCCATGCTACCCTCTTGACCATTTCCACTTTCCGTATTTTTCCCTTCATCCAATGCTTTTTTATTGTCATCATTACATGACACCAAGCATGTCATCCCTATAATAAACAAAATATTGAGGAGTATTCCTTTTCTCATACCTTTCCTTTTAAAAGAAGTAAATAATTAGGTTAAAAAAGGAGAAGACTTAAACAGATAAACCCTCTCCCTATAAGTTTTATTAGAATAAAAAAGGGGAGAACCTTCCTATCACATAGATAGAATCCCCCCCAATATTTATAAGAGCTAAACAAACTTCAGTTTACCACTGAATCTGCTGATCTTCGTCAGGAATCAAAGTATTCAAATTACGCTGCATTGCCAAAGAACCTTCTACCACGTATTCAAGCTTTGTACCAGGGACAGTTGTATAATCCTTAAAAGAGTAATATAAATAAAGAGTAATATAAATCTTCTTCAGATAAGGCTTTAACTCATCCATCTCTTCATTCATTGTAAAAGTGCACGCCTTTTTTTCATCAAGTTCTAACTCAATCTCTGGATTATCAGACCATACTTCTAACAATTTAGAA
The Bacteroides caecimuris DNA segment above includes these coding regions:
- a CDS encoding sensor histidine kinase, which gives rise to MTVCLSIMTYAQTPRDRATELKEQAQSSLNQKDYIKARYLFKKAYEAFATRENYPQAIECGIQANALYVRENFYKEGFELCRDMDQLIWAGEQNQKKVFYDLRFLVNKERLQMYTALKNPAQAKTQLNKLEETANLAKNDSLTEVLLYTKANYYYTFNQNTQGDACFRKLINQYKEKKDYAKVNDCYKNLIRIARKANNAPLMERTYESYNVWTDSVKALTAQDELNVLKRKYDESQLTIQEKDDTLSAKQYIIIGLCVLVAILVAGLAILAAILLKFIAGNRKLKKSVKIANEHNELKTQFIQNISAQMEPTLNTLATSANELLQKAPQEASQMQSQVAALKKFSDDIQELSSLENSLTELYELGEINVGTFCENVMDKVKEHIKIDVTPSVNAPKLQVKTNKEQLERILLYLLRNAAFYTEQGRISLEFKKRGAHTHQFIVTDTGIGIPAEQQENIFKPFTEVKDLTTGDGLGLPICSLIAAKMNGSLTLDTGYTKGTRFILELHV
- the xerD gene encoding site-specific tyrosine recombinase XerD; its protein translation is MEINEKKHKKEQQELIIRKYQQYLKLEKSLSLNTLDAYLTDLDKLMSFLTLEGINVLDVCLSDLQRFAAGLHDIGIHARSQARILSGIKSFFRFLILENYLEADPSELLEGPKIGFKLPEVLTVEEIDRIISTVDRSKAEGQRNRAILETLYSCGLRVSELVTLKLSDLYFDEGFIKVEGKGSKQRLVPISPRAINEIKLYITDRNQIEVKKGHEDFVFVSHRRGKGLSRIMIFHLIKELAQKAGITKNISPHTFRHSFATHLLEGGANLRAIQCMLGHESIATTEIYTHIDRNMLRSEIIEHHPRNIKYRKEKEKLFH
- a CDS encoding glycoside hydrolase family 105 protein, which produces MEWTLQTKRTIDSPLLMDFPVGSTPKEIGKRLGNLFAKGKHSGKTLSYAETFTWNGALKYADAVKDDELLLPLITGFEPFFTTDKDLLPGMDHVDRNMFGSLPLTLYLITKDERYREMGMPYADTQWEVPENASASAKSWAEKGYSWQTRLWIDDMYMIPIIQMHAYKVTGDMKYVERAAKEMEMYLDKLQRSNGLFYHASDAPYFWGRGNGWVAAGMVEILRHLSESSPYYLRILQGFQTMMASLKRYQTEEGMWRQLIDKSDCWIETSGSAMFAYAFITGVKYGWLSMKEYGEFARKAWLSMLTYINPDGKVREVCVGTNKKDDMQYYYDRRRNTGDYHGQAPYLWCTIALLE
- the aroQ gene encoding type II 3-dehydroquinate dehydratase; the encoded protein is MKIQIINGPNINLLGKREPSIYGSVTFEDYLGDLRKRYVDVEIGYFQSNIEGEMIDCIQQVGFDMDGIILNAGAYTHTSIALQDAIRSVTSPVIEVHISNVHSREPFRHVSMIACACKGVICGFGLNSYRLALEALLDR
- a CDS encoding YifB family Mg chelatase-like AAA ATPase, which produces MLIKVFGAAVQGIDATLITIEVNSSRGCMFYLVGLPDSAVKESHQRIISALLVNGYKMPTSNIVVNMAPADIRKEGSAYDLPLAIGLLGANETISSEKFSRYLLMGELSLDGSIQPIKGALPIAIKAREDGFEGLIIPQQNAREAAVVNQLKVYGVSNIKEVVEFFNNERELEPTVVNTREEFYQQQTDCDLDFADVKGQESVKRALEVAAAGGHNLIMVGAPGSGKSMMAKRLPSILPPLSLGESLETTKIHSVAGQLRRGSSLISQRPFRDPHHTISQVAMVGGGSFPQPGEISLAHNGVLFLDELPEFNRGVLEVLRQPLEDRQITISRIKSTISYPANLMLIASMNPCPCGYYNHPTKACVCSPGQVQKYLNKISGPLLDRIDIQIEIVPVPFDKISDQRQGEPSNIIRQRVIKARQIQEKRYTEYPGIYCNAQMNSKLLAMYAQPDDKGLALLKNAMERLNLSARAYDRILKVARTIADLEGAEQILPNHLAEAISYRNLDRENWAG
- a CDS encoding TlpA disulfide reductase family protein gives rise to the protein MKKSSILILIIICLCSCGKSSKKVSITGEIKGLGTDTLYLYGMDESFDRIDTIFAKNDKFSYTASIDTITSAFLLIRNQTEYPIFLDKENQIKIKGDINHPEYLDINGNIYNEEFTTFQKELTSLPTPSEKDLEQKAEEFIMKHHSSFVSLYLLDKYFVQKDSPDFNKIKKLIEVMTGILQDKLYIEQLNEAISLSEKTETGKYAPFFSLTNIKGKKITRSSEDFKKKNLLINFWASWGDSITNHRSNAELKEIYQKYKKNKHIAMLGISLDIDKQEWQDAIKRDTLNWEQVCDFGGLNSEVAKQYAIKQVPSNILLSADGKILARNLKEEQLKKKIEEVVTAAEEKEKQENKKKK
- a CDS encoding tetratricopeptide repeat protein: MTKKLYLPLLMAMVVALFSSCSKKMGELSADYFTVTPQVLEAVGGKVPATINGKFPEKYFNKKAVVEVTPVLKWNGGEAKGQPATFQGEKVEGNDQTISYKMGGSYTMKTSFDYVPEMAKSELYLEFKATIGKKVVTIPAVKIADGVISTSELVNNTLGNANPALGEDAFQRIIKEKHDANIMFLIQQANIRSSELKTAKEFNKEVANINEAANKKISNIEVSAYASPDGGVSLNTTLAENREGNTTKMLSKDLKKAKIDAPIDAKYTAQDWEGFQELVSKSNIQDKELILRVIAMYQDPAQRESEIKNISAVYKELANTILPQLRRSRLTLNYEIIGKSDEEIAKLASSNPSELNVEELLYAATLTNDPAKQEAIYTQATKQFPNDYRGYNNLGKLAYQAGNIDKAASYFQKAASVNATPEVNMNLGLISLMKGDKTAAEAYFGKAAGTKELGESMGNLYIAQGQYERAVNSFGDSKTNSAALAQILAKDYNKAKNTLANVERPDAYTDYLMAVLGARTNNSSMVTSSLKSAVAKESSLAKKAATDLEFAKFFTNADFMNIVK